Proteins found in one Elusimicrobiota bacterium genomic segment:
- a CDS encoding tetratricopeptide repeat protein produces MNIKNGDPIGNGHDMPHAPGIDAKELPLYKLYWLGRQKLLLFTSQGYQEAMGYFREAVKQDARFVLAWAAMAETYAYWGYYLEFAGHADSARQCYEYAYQSAERALQVSPSLAEPHRAMALALRRGPKADAQRRRQEARFAFEINPDDAENCYEYWRSLGYDPDNPLIYRALAINPCLGGAYNDLGVVLNEKHRWEEAADCLRRAIEINPRHSLAYCNLAWALVGLGHNDQAETACAKALDINPQESRAHVILSLVYAQKKLLDRSVEELNRAKELDPANAAIEEGLAILARQRQRSVPV; encoded by the coding sequence ATGAATATTAAAAACGGAGATCCGATCGGGAACGGTCACGACATGCCTCATGCCCCGGGCATCGATGCCAAGGAGTTGCCTCTGTACAAGCTCTATTGGCTGGGCCGCCAAAAGCTGCTGCTGTTTACATCCCAGGGTTATCAGGAAGCCATGGGGTATTTTCGCGAAGCCGTCAAGCAGGACGCTCGATTCGTCTTGGCTTGGGCCGCTATGGCGGAGACCTACGCCTATTGGGGCTATTATTTGGAATTCGCCGGACACGCGGATTCGGCGCGGCAGTGCTATGAATACGCCTATCAGAGCGCCGAGCGGGCGTTGCAGGTTTCACCCTCACTGGCTGAGCCGCATCGGGCCATGGCCTTGGCGTTGCGGCGCGGCCCTAAAGCCGATGCCCAGCGCCGCCGCCAGGAGGCCCGATTCGCTTTTGAGATCAATCCCGATGACGCTGAAAATTGTTATGAATATTGGCGGTCCTTGGGTTATGATCCGGACAACCCTCTCATTTATAGAGCCCTGGCCATCAATCCTTGCCTAGGCGGCGCCTATAATGATTTGGGCGTCGTTTTAAACGAGAAACACCGCTGGGAGGAGGCGGCCGATTGCTTGCGCCGCGCTATTGAGATCAATCCGCGCCACAGCCTGGCTTATTGCAATTTAGCCTGGGCCCTGGTCGGCCTGGGGCATAACGATCAGGCTGAAACCGCCTGCGCGAAGGCGTTGGACATCAACCCCCAGGAGAGCCGGGCGCATGTGATTTTAAGCCTCGTTTATGCCCAGAAGAAACTCTTAGACCGCAGCGTTGAGGAGCTGAATCGGGCCAAAGAGCTTGATCCCGCCAATGCGGCCATCGAAGAGGGATTGGCGATTTTGGCCCGGCAGCGCCAAAGGAGCGTGCCTGTATGA